The DNA sequence TTTGAGGGTACCTCGGCATTGCGCGCATTGGTATAATTGTAAGAATTCTTTGACTTCATACCATGCATATCAAACTTGCATAACTTGCATGGTATGAATTCGATTCATGCATATCAAACCATGGAAGTTTTAGCATCTATATCGAAATTTTGTGGTATGAATTAAATTGTCTACATTTCAAACTATGTAAGTTTTGTGTGTAGTATGGTACTCCCTATTAGTATATATTCAACTAGTCCACACCTTGGAAGTTTTGTGTATATAAGCTATACATTGACCAATTTATAGCTTTGCGCCGCGTTAGCAAGTTACATGGTAGAGTATTAGAGGGACAATATAGTAAGTAGAGATATTAGGAATAACGATAGGAAAaagagagattaaaaaaatgctcGACTTTAATGAATACTAGCATTTACCATGCCTTTTTAAGTAACACATACTATATGAATACTATATGATTCtataatgaagaaataaattaaagttggTGACTATACACAGTGGAGAAGCCACATTGGGGCCAGGGGCCCATGGTCCCTCTCACATGTTATTTCCATTGCGCAGTTGGGTGCAGGCGCTGTCTTCTTTTCTCATGCCTGAATCCTCTTCGCCACATTTTCCTCATTCTTCTATGCAACATTTCcctcttttccttctatttaTGCATTATCATGTGTACTTTTCCTTCTTGCTTTCTATCTTTTGGAAcataattactagtattttttttcttttacacCACTAATTGTTAGTTCAAAATTTGCTGTCACTTcgtaattattttcttccattattatacttataataaaaattattctattatattatttgttaaaatttatattattatttatattttctatgatggacatttaaatatcataaagAATTTGGTTTTCCATCCATTATACTTATGTAAAAATcgaaaatattgattatttcaAGCTTCGAACGTCGCCTACATTGAACAAACCCTATATCTATTAATTGTGACTTGGGTCTCCCATCGTGAAAATTCTGACTTCGCCACTGACTATACACGAGTTATTTCGCACTATTATCAATAGCTTCATAAACACACTAGTTTTTTAATCACAAGTATATCTACTTTAGTGGCGTTTGGTTTACTAGATAAAATAGCGACaaaatataatccaaaattaagttgtgagattatttattAGGAGGGAGTTGGCTATGACGAATTATCACatgactatccatctaggattaagtcaCGAGATTCAATATCATGAACAAAtcatatcacaaatttaatcatatgatataatcttgcaaattGAACGTCCTCGAGATTAATTAGAAGAGTCACTCATCAACCTAAACACAAGCTCTCACCTATACATATACTCCGTTTTATAGTcccataacaaaatataacgTAGAtttgaaatgagaaataatgTTTTAGCCATAGGTGGAAAATGTGATTATATTGTGATCTAAAACTATGTAACGGGACTACGGGAGAGCCCAATAATTCCGTGTGTCGCCGTTAAAGCCCCTATTCCAAAAATAACAATTGCTTCTACCCCAAACCCAATGTTAACCCTTTTCAACCGAAATTctaccatcatcatcatcacaaaCAGCTAGGAATTGGTGGCTGTTGACAGTTGAAGATATATTCTGCATGACTGCTTCTTCGGAATTGGTGGAGAGAGCAGAAATGGAGAGAAAGAGGAAAGTTAATTTAGGAGAATCGGAATCTTCATTTCATCTCAAGACTCGGCGCGTGGCTGATTCAGGTTCGCCGCTGAGTTCAGGAGGTTTATCTTGCCAGACTGTCGCGGGGAATGATGATGATGCCTTGACATCATGTTGCTCAAGTAACGGATCCGGTGAGCTGACTAAGGAAACTTGGAAATTCGTAGATCTGGAGGTATATGTATACTGGAATTCAATTTCCTcgattcaattttaattttggatggCAGTTACTGATGCCggagtatatttgaattttgaattccGTTTTATAGGACAATGAGGCGAGTGATACATTGGATTGCGAGAGGTGAATTCTTCTTctgatttttcaaaaacataaattaaatgtgattaTTAGTTCTCCTttcttaaattcaaatccacAATTGTAGTGAAACACCACCGTCGAAGGCTGGAGGTGAGTCAGACAAGCTGGATTACACGGCGAGGCGTCGTGAAGCAGATCCTAGCCGTTGTTCAATGCCGTCAGAAGCTGAGCTAGAAGAATTCTTTGCCGCAGCTGAGAAGAAAATCCACCAAAAATTCATTCACAAGTagtaactctctctctctctctctgcataTATTTAGAATGATAATCTTATAGTACTAAGACGTGGCAGGTACAACTATGATATAATGAAGGAGCAGTCACTGGAAGGCCGGTACGAATGGGAGAGGCCGGAATAACCAACGAGAAATAGGGCTAATTGTTCCACTAATTGACGATTAACCAAAGCTTTAGGGTTACTTGATTTCATGCTCAGATCATACAGCTACCTCTTCTCTGTCTACCGTGGTCAACAAGTAAGAAAAAGAGTTTTGTCTGGTTATCTTACAAGTAgcaactactccctccgtctcaataaatatgcaatatttggcttctggcacaagattttatgcagtgttgttttgtgagttaaagaaagagagtaaagtaagagagaagaaaaagtagagataatattgttttctattttcagaaatttttatttttgttggaacaatccaaaaagaaaaatgtttaatttttaatgagatagagggagtatCGTGTTTAGTCGCGTGAGAAGAAGATTCTCTTAATGGAAATACTGGAATAATCACCTATTTCAATAAATGCTCTTTCATTTGGTTTTTGATATTCCATCAATTTATTCTTATCAAGTTATTTCTTGACTGCAAGTCATCAGTCAAGTTGCGGTGAAATTAACTAGTGTGGTACAACTCGATAGAGAGCTTGTCGTGTAAGCTACGGACACGTGCTCAAATGTGTGATCCGACCCCATGTGATGCAATGCATCAACAAGACGATTATTATCACTTGCAGATATACTCAAGGTTTAGTGAATTAGCGGTTAATCATAACATTGGAATTGCTAATTATGGTTTCGAACTGGATCCGCgacattaaaaatagaaaagaaatcgTGAGAGTGAACTATGGGCCGGTTCAAGTTCAAAAAATCTGTAATCGAAACTGTGTCGGAACTGCGAAAAACCACTAAAAAATCGATAGTTCAAAATTAGCGATTTTCAAACCGAAACT is a window from the Salvia hispanica cultivar TCC Black 2014 chromosome 1, UniMelb_Shisp_WGS_1.0, whole genome shotgun sequence genome containing:
- the LOC125202654 gene encoding cyclin-dependent kinase inhibitor 7-like, translating into MTASSELVERAEMERKRKVNLGESESSFHLKTRRVADSGSPLSSGGLSCQTVAGNDDDALTSCCSSNGSGELTKETWKFVDLEDNEASDTLDCESETPPSKAGGESDKLDYTARRREADPSRCSMPSEAELEEFFAAAEKKIHQKFIHKYNYDIMKEQSLEGRYEWERPE